In the Gossypium arboreum isolate Shixiya-1 chromosome 10, ASM2569848v2, whole genome shotgun sequence genome, one interval contains:
- the LOC108472777 gene encoding uncharacterized protein LOC108472777: protein MSATIMSEPMVVSAPSPETQATSAKLAAQSDVQFAKCDCCGLTEECTPAYIETVRQRYQGKWICGLCAEAIKDEIIRTERLISTEEAMARHMNFCQKFVSSGPPPDPTVHLISVMRSILRKSLDSARGLRSTPPISPTGKVSKIRVQLGLNVVSLPCLVDRGIRDDGKGIKSLD, encoded by the coding sequence ATGTCTGCTACGATAATGAGTGAACCAATGGTGGTATCAGCACCATCACCAGAAACTCAAGCAACATCAGCAAAACTTGCTGCACAATCTGATGTCCAGTTCGCCAAATGCGATTGCTGTGGACTTACCGAAGAGTGTACCCCGGCTTATATCGAAACGGTACGCCAACGGTACCAAGGGAAATGGATATGTGGCCTTTGTGCTGAAGCAATCAAAGATGAGATCATAAGAACTGAAAGGCTTATTAGTACCGAGGAAGCAATGGCCAGGCACATGAACTTTTGCCAAAAATTCGTCTCCTCCGGACCGCCTCCTGATCCTACGGTTCATCTGATATCTGTTATGAGAAGTATTCTTAGAAAAAGTTTGGATTCCGCGAGAGGTTTAAGATCGACCCCTCCGATTAGTCCTACCGGAAAGGTCAGCAAAATTCGAGTCCAACTCGGTCTGAATGTTGTTTCCCTACCCTGTCTGGTTGATAGAGGTATAAGAGATGATGGGAAGGGAATCAAGAGCCTGGATTGA